A part of Magnetospirillum sp. ME-1 genomic DNA contains:
- the secY gene encoding preprotein translocase subunit SecY: MASAAEQLAANLNFGVLAKATDLKKRIWFTLWALVVYRLGTWIPMPGVDPHVLGDLFKQSGGGMLGMFDMLAGGALHRMTIFALNIMPYISASIILQLMTTVVPSLEAVKKEGEAGRKKINQYTRYLTVVIAVMQAYGIAVGLESMTSTRGAAVMMESHVLFRFSTVVTLTGGTLFLMWLGEQITARGIGQGTSLIIMAGIVAELPSAISNTLELGRTGALPVLVIIGILIMSVAVIAFIVFMERAQRRIIVQYPKRQVGNKMFGGESSHLPLKVNTSGVIPPIFASSILLMPVTIAQFSAAGGPEWLTTFTALMGRGQPLYIALYLGLIVFFSFFYTAVVFNPVDTAENLKKYGGFVPGIRPGKNTSDYLDYVLTRLTVVGAAYLSALSILPELLISKFSVPFYFGGTSLLIVVSVTMDTVAQVQSHLLAHQYEGLIKKSRLRGRR; this comes from the coding sequence ATGGCCTCCGCTGCAGAGCAGCTCGCCGCGAATCTGAACTTTGGCGTTCTCGCCAAGGCCACCGATCTCAAGAAGCGCATCTGGTTCACCCTGTGGGCGTTGGTCGTCTATCGCCTGGGCACCTGGATTCCCATGCCGGGCGTCGACCCGCATGTGCTCGGCGATCTGTTCAAGCAGTCGGGCGGCGGCATGCTCGGCATGTTCGACATGCTGGCCGGCGGTGCGCTGCACCGTATGACCATCTTCGCGCTCAACATCATGCCGTACATCTCGGCCTCCATCATCCTGCAGCTGATGACCACGGTCGTCCCGTCGCTGGAAGCGGTGAAGAAGGAAGGCGAGGCCGGCCGCAAGAAGATCAACCAGTACACCCGCTATCTCACCGTGGTCATCGCGGTGATGCAGGCCTATGGCATCGCGGTGGGTCTGGAAAGCATGACCAGCACGCGCGGCGCGGCGGTGATGATGGAAAGCCATGTGCTGTTCCGCTTCTCCACCGTGGTGACGCTGACCGGCGGTACCCTGTTCCTGATGTGGCTGGGCGAGCAGATCACGGCGCGCGGCATCGGCCAGGGCACCTCGCTGATCATCATGGCCGGCATCGTGGCGGAACTGCCCTCGGCCATCAGCAACACCCTGGAACTGGGCCGTACCGGCGCCCTTCCCGTGCTGGTGATCATCGGCATCCTGATCATGAGCGTGGCGGTCATCGCCTTCATCGTCTTCATGGAGCGCGCCCAGCGCCGGATCATCGTCCAGTATCCGAAGCGCCAGGTGGGCAACAAGATGTTCGGCGGCGAGTCCTCGCACCTGCCGCTCAAGGTCAACACCTCGGGCGTGATCCCGCCGATCTTCGCCAGCTCCATCCTGCTGATGCCGGTGACCATCGCCCAGTTCTCCGCCGCCGGCGGGCCCGAGTGGCTGACCACCTTCACCGCCCTGATGGGCCGCGGCCAGCCGCTGTACATCGCGCTGTATCTCGGCCTGATCGTCTTCTTCTCGTTCTTCTATACCGCCGTGGTGTTCAATCCGGTGGATACGGCCGAGAACCTGAAGAAGTACGGCGGCTTCGTGCCGGGCATCCGTCCGGGCAAGAACACCTCCGACTATCTCGACTATGTCCTGACCCGTCTGACCGTGGTGGGCGCCGCTTATCTGTCGGCGCTGTCCATCCTGCCGGAACTGCTGATCAGCAAGTTCTCGGTGCCGTTCTACTTCGGCGGCACCTCTCTGCTGATCGTGGTGTCGGTGACCATGGACACCGTGGCTCAGGTTCAGTCGCATCTGCTTGCGCACCAGTACGAGGGGCTCATCAAGAAGTCCCGGCTGCGCGGGCGGCGTTAA
- a CDS encoding adenylate kinase → MNLVLLGPPGGGKGTQAKRLQDKYGLVQLSTGDMLRAAVAAGSEVGKKAKAVMDAGQLVSDEIVIAIIDERLDQPDVTKGAIFDGFPRTVAQAEALDAMMAKKGKKLDFAIEIQVPDAYIVERITGRYTCAKCGAGYHDKFQLPKVAGKCDSCGGTEFARRPDDNVETVTKRLDAYHAQTAPLLPYYDKKGALKLVDGTMDIADVTKALEGILDAAK, encoded by the coding sequence ATGAATCTCGTTCTGTTGGGTCCGCCCGGTGGCGGCAAGGGTACCCAGGCCAAGCGTCTTCAGGACAAGTACGGCCTGGTCCAGCTGTCCACGGGCGACATGCTGCGCGCCGCCGTGGCCGCCGGCTCCGAAGTGGGCAAGAAGGCCAAGGCCGTGATGGATGCCGGCCAGCTGGTGTCCGACGAGATCGTCATCGCCATCATCGACGAGCGCCTGGACCAGCCCGACGTGACCAAGGGCGCCATCTTCGACGGCTTCCCCCGCACCGTGGCCCAGGCCGAGGCCCTTGACGCCATGATGGCGAAGAAGGGCAAGAAGCTGGACTTCGCCATCGAGATCCAGGTGCCCGACGCCTATATCGTCGAGCGCATCACTGGCCGCTATACCTGCGCCAAGTGCGGCGCCGGCTACCACGACAAGTTCCAGCTGCCCAAGGTCGCCGGCAAGTGCGACTCCTGTGGCGGCACCGAGTTCGCTCGCCGTCCCGACGACAATGTCGAGACCGTGACCAAGCGTCTCGACGCGTATCACGCCCAGACCGCTCCGCTGCTGCCCTATTACGACAAGAAGGGCGCGCTGAAGCTGGTGGACGGCACCATGGACATCGCCGATGTGACCAAGGCCCTGGAAGGGATTCTGGACGCGGCGAAGTAA